In Neodiprion pinetum isolate iyNeoPine1 chromosome 6, iyNeoPine1.2, whole genome shotgun sequence, one genomic interval encodes:
- the LOC124221033 gene encoding RWD domain-containing protein 2B yields MKKINLFTNSDKNQNFERMSVNDKRVENYQAQIAELEALQAIYPDELTVIDHGILADINNFILDIHSDVPHPLEYIVTILHLKGKCQLYVTLPNDYPMTKPEVYVRSELFDRIQQFNFNTSLINFSNAQEEGLPSIYMLISWVQENLEKYLKSSNSKTSQKSPVKLSKKIVLSFSRYWIYSHHIYSKLKRREIIEIAKENNLSGFCLAGKPGIVCIEGALEECEDWWQRIKAMNWQKILVKFKEDDPVENSNLNIHRKFSTFQEISFPSSDRHNDMGELYKYLTEHNVQYAFKEYFGVDGKPPI; encoded by the exons atgaaaaaaatcaatttatttaccaACAGTGATAAAAATCAG aattttgagAGGATGTCGGTCAATGATAAGAGAGTAGAAAATTATCAGGCACAAATAGCAGAATTGGAAGCTTTGCAAGCTATTTATCCGGACGAATTGACAGTTATTGACCATGGAATTTTAGCTGACATAAACAATTTTATACTGGATATACATTCTGATGTTCCACACCCCCTGGAATATATTGTTACTATTTTGCATCTTAAG GGTAAATGCCAACTGTACGTCACACTGCCCAACGATTACCCAATGACAAAGCCAGAAGTTTACGTTAGAAGCGAGTTATTTGATCGTATCCAACAGTTTAATTTTAATACCTCTTTAATAAACTTTTCCAATGCGCAAGAAGAGGGGTTACCCTCTATATATATGTTAATTTCGTGGGTACaggaaaatttagaaaaatatttaaaatcatCCAACAGTAAAACGAGCCAAAAGTCACCTGTTAAACTGAGCAAGAAAATCGTTTTGAGTTTTTCTAGGTACTGGATATACTCTCATCATATTTATAGTAAACTTAAACGTcgagaaattattgaaatagcgaaagaaaataatcttTCGGGCTTTTGCTTGGCTGGGAAGCCTGGAATAGTATGTATAGAAGGAGCTTTGGAAGAGTGTGAAGATTGGTGGCAAAGA ATAAAGGCGATGAActggcaaaaaattttagttAAATTTAAGGAAGACGATCCTGTGGAAAACagtaatttaaatattcacaGGAAGTTTTCAACCTTTCAAGAAATATCATTTCCAAGCTCAGATCGACACAATGACATGGGCGAACTTTATAAATATCTTACTGAGCATAATGTCCAATATGcatttaaagaatattttggaGTTGACGGAAAACCTCCAATATAG
- the LOC124221015 gene encoding uncharacterized protein isoform X1 encodes MPKYWILFAIVICIIKSSSAFEIKGLQNDLLLVENFFQKLTNDHGSILPGQDSTKAFDAKIAKFLQMTQRPLGWRHRRHLDGHVARLNNGIGVLKGFSGIFEDPFPNSLAISIFAYYNGNELQWFTVTLDASLISLYRYNGNQFEKACYYLLTGGSHLIADCSEFGCVFVIGKIDGSVTILRLQREIHKYILHPVQDLEGLGDVRLSIWHGMNQMFLGIASNANVSIYQWLGEHFDSIQVLNYGTGKLTPFKIGGSMYLTITGTQTTTVLKFILQSNVFVLTQRLPPANDAESFYMEKGHQREHYLALSNQDSTIMYKFVHDHFVPFQNIENADWISSITTKETVVLLALKRGLLKIYQYNGWKFVELGITMAEIDQIYPTYLDGEVILIVKHKNAMWSFKKLIWVQQSTWEILRDKTKLWCLEIIEKVKTQPPVRPKFNGAVKIQHGYIGKLQAKKVKGRGMEQLINLSNQFTELRSGLLAKKQLFSQFVLKKNPKINTLYASKVHGQCTSGCRINRLSTAVKSELLKNLAKPNVIDQVLVFENVKAQLTGTLPCPKSAVLLKSVTVSNRINGITFVSLQKDLLKVSGDQEVTGHHIYNSLSVSNVLVPLGIATQLTHQEINAISIKANNLYLVQGGILLPLNGPPVTINDTKTVSKVKVTGPVHLRGKLNGDGVKDLKPVTWIEKPLILRGNYSLRKVTVTNQAKASDLLLDRKRSLTQIRSEALRLDESVPVHLKLSKLRTTWTNITADITADWVTALSEKSIINHVKNITGTKRTPNDVIITSLSYDALPLPKFQSSFCALEATIANIETWSVEVDEASAKTLKAVQMFGASTLSSTIMDTATITTANKLNLASKIFSGTVEVHQALLDDIAGIDFQRLWVAINAWRNPGTINGVVNASNLDIKHLLAAKGFVPPSITNAKNFISKGNIYFETLNQENISALAQNIVKLDETASLTNIAFAGGLVARTFKTLVAPIDLSGTRNMGTKIIAGSLKSANLILPYSFTYSSSNTPTNLIVKGSITFAVEPKIQSINGLTLQKLFDNIWFINKPCILSNALFDLRHAVFKGPVQILGWLNTQNYGPWNQISKWLLSRTRSQEIYENVYLTKAKIPNIICTKGLSLLASASFLAELVEHSLKRDSSQTVSNAMHFQTLIVLDDLNTQSKINGKDLSIDIVRFDVKENIITGKKTVLSLHAENFNGGFNFGSWQTNTLSVLNNGKPIIVRGLKTFANITLLKPLQVDGMVNGCAMKKYLLKSISQQVGGTKKIHGTIITSKIVIDGQINDIDLSSLVKHQLKKNKQVQIIKSQIIMRGDVTIMGDAAVNRLFHGVELKNLDRLTLDLELVSARMVELSYVAKQIHISLSRRAWYCDKLELIKVNSTALTSGSSIFHAVLFEGLGNCLFKIGVLTCDGETVQLLTFPPNSSRVLFSQVFQLEGIPLVVVATSDPNGGVWIYTYEHVEKKFRQVAGFNLPGATQASAIVSSGSLWLAVQLTWDTIILRYDTWGQFEEYTLPGSEFLLMEVAPTGEPLIFQSDGVWKLGGLSGPRQLIATQLNGKIGTYRDDNDYYVQVIRNSNARLLKTRYVGN; translated from the exons ATGCCTAAATACTGGATTCTATTCGCGATTGTTATATGCATTATAAAGTCATCAAGTGCATTTGAAATCAAAGGACTTCAGAATGACCTTCTGCTAGtggaaaatttctttcaaaagcTAACTAATGACCATG GATCAATACTACCTGGTCAAGATTCAACTAAGGCTTTCGATGCAAAAATAGCCAAGTTTCTTCAGATGACGCAGAGGCCGTTAGGCTGGCGCCACAGGAGACATCTTGATGGCCATGTGGCACGTTTAAACAATG GGATTGGAGTGTTGAAAGGATTTTCTGGTATCTTTGAAGACCCATTTCCAAATTCATTGGCCATATCAATCTTTGCTTATTATAATGGTAACGAACTACAATGGTTTACAGTTACTCTTGACGCTTCATTAATATCCCTATATCGGTACAAT GGAAACCAATTTGAAAAAGCTTGTTACTATTTGCTTACCGGCGGATCTCATCTAATTGCGGACTGTTCGGAGTTTGGCTGCGTATTTGTAATAGGCAAGATTGACGGTAGTGTGACGATCTTACGTTTACAACGTGAAATTCATAAATACATTCTACATCCTGTCCAAGATCTCGAAGGGCTGGGAGATGTTCGATTATCAATTTGGCATGGAATGAATCAAATGTTTCTTGGCATAGCTTCGAATGCCAATGTATCAATATACCAGTGGCTAGGCGAGCATTTTGATTCAATTCAAGTTTTAAATTATGGTACTGGGAAACTAACACCATTTAAGATTGGAGGATCAATGTATTTAACCATAACTGGAACTCAGACTACTACAGTATTGAAATTTATCTTACAATCAAACGTGTTTGTTTTGACACAACGACTACCACCGGCAAATGATGCTGAAAGTTTTTACATGGAAAAAGGGCATCAGAGAGAACACTACTTAGCTCTGTCAAATCAGGACTCTACCATCATGTATAAATTCGTTCACGACCACTTTGTgccttttcaaaatattgaaaatgctGATTGGATATCATCTATCACAACCAAAGAAACAGTTGTATTATTAGCATTAAAGAGGGGCTTGCTGAAAATTTATCAGTATAATGGTTGGAAATTCGTTGAGCTTGGCATAACAATGGCAgaaattgatcaaatttaTCCTACATATTTGGATGGTGAGGTCAtattaattgtaaaacatAAAAATGCTATGTGGAGCttcaagaaattaatttgGGTTCAGCAAAGTACGTGGGAAATTCTCAGAGATAAAACGAAGCTATGGTGTCTTGAAATTATAGAGAAAGTAAAAACACAGCCACCAGTGCGACCAAAATTTAATGGAGCTGTTAAAATCCAACACGGATACATTGGAAAACTTCAGGcaaaaaag GTAAAGGGCAGGGGTATGGAACAGTTGATAAATTTGTCAAATCAGTTTACGGAACTACGATCTGGTTTGTTAGCTAAAAAACAGTTATTTTCTCAATTCGtgctaaaaaaaaaccccaaGATCAACACACTGTATGCCTCTAAAGTCCATGGACAATGCACATCAGGGTGTAGGATAAATCGTCTGAGTACTGCCGTAAAAAGTGAGCTACTAAAAAACTTAGCAAAACCAAATGTCATTGATCAAGTTTTGGTATTTGAGAACGTAAAAGCCCAGTTAACTGGTACCTTGCCATGTCCAAAGTCTGCAGTTCTTCTGAAAAGTGTTACGGTCAGTAACCGGATAAACGGAATAACATTTGTATCCCTCCAAAAAGATTTATTGAAAGTATCTGGAGATCAAGAAGTTACAG GACACCACATTTATAACAGTCTTTCTGTGTCCAACGTATTGGTTCCTCTCGGTATAGCAACGCAATTGACTCACCAGGAAATAAATGCAATTTCAATAAAAGCTAACAATCTATATTTGGTGCAAGGTGGAATTTTATTGCCCCTTAATGGTCCTCCTGTCACGATAAATGACACAAAAACAGTGTCCAAAGTAAAAGTAACTGGCCCTGTTCACTTGAGAGGTAAATTAAACGGCGATGGAGTGAAAGATTTGAAACCAGTAACTTGGATAGAAAAACCTTTGATACTTCGGGGTAATTATTCCCTACGAAAGGTCACTGTAACAAATCAGGCAAAAGCTTCTGATCTGTTACTGGACAGGAAGAGATCTTTGACTCAGATCAGGAGTGAAGCTTTACGCCTTGATGAAAGTGTGCCAGTTCACTTGAAATTGTCAAAACTTAGAACG ACTTGGACAAACATTACTGCAGATATAACTGCTGATTGGGTTACAGCTCTAAGTGAGAAATCAATTATTAAccatgtaaaaaatatcactgGCACTAAACGCACTCCAAATGATGTTATTATTACAAGTTTATCTTACGATGCTTTGCCTCTTCCAAA GTTTCAGAGCTCTTTTTGTGCCTTAGAGGCGACAATCGCAAACATTGAAACATGGTCTGTAGAAGTTGATGAGGCTTCAGCTAAGACTTTGAAAGCTGTACAAATGTTTGGTGCTTCCACATTAAGTTCAACTATAATGGATACAGCTACAATAACAACGGCCAACAAATTAAATCTAgcatcgaaaattttctcaggaACTGTTGAAGTTCACCAAGCATTGCTTGATGATATTGCTGGGATTGATTTTCAAA GGCTGTGGGTTGCCATAAATGCTTGGCGTAATCCGGGTACTATTAATGGTGTCGTAAATGCATCAAATTTAGATATCAAACATCTGCTGGCTGCCAAAGGATTCGTACCACCTTCCATAACCAatgcgaaaaatttcatttcgaaagGAAACATATATTTTGAAACCTTGAATCAGGAAAATATTTCTGCTTTGGCACAGAATATTGTTAAGTTGGATGAAACTGCGTCTCTAACTAACATTGCATTTG CTGGTGGATTGGTAGCACGTACGTTCAAGACTTTGGTAGCTCCCATTGATCTTTCAGGAACTCGTAACATGGGCACAAAAATAATTGCAGGAAGCCTGAAATCTGCCAATTTAATATTACCCTATTCCTTCACTTATTCATCTAGCAACACACCTACCAATTTAATTGTAAAAG GTTCAATCACGTTTGCAGTAGaaccaaaaattcaaagtatCAACGGTCTCACCTTGCAAAAACTTTTCGATAATATTTGGTTCATCAATAAGCCCTGCATTCTCTCCAATGCACTATTTGATCTTAGGCATGCCGTATTCAAAGGACCCGTACAAATATTA GGATGGCTGAATACACAAAATTATGGACCCTGGAATCAAATCTCGAAGTGGTTGCTTAGTCGAACCAGATCGCAggaaatatatgaaaatgtttatttaacaaaggcaaaaattccgaatattatatgtacaaaaGGTTTGTCACTCTTGGCATCCGCATCTTTTTTAGCTGAACTAGTCGAACACTCGTTAAAAAGAGACAGTAGTCAAACTGTCTCAAATGCTATGCACTTCCAAACATTAATAGTGTTAG ATGATTTGAACACTCAAAGTAAAATTAATGGGAAAGATTTGTCTATTGACATTGTACGTTTCGACGTCAAAGAAAACATAATTACTGGGAAGAAAACTGTGTTGTCATTGCATGCTGAAAACTTTAATGGTGGTTTCAATTTTGGTAGCTGGCAGACAAATACCTTGAGTGTATTAAATAATGGAAAACCAATCATTGTTAGGGGATTGAAAACCTTTGCAAATATTACGCTACTGAAGCCTTTGCa AGTGGATGGAATGGTGAATGGGTGCGCAATGAAGAAGTATCTTCTGAAATCAATATCCCAGCAAGTAGgtgggacaaaaaaaattcatgggACCATAATTACGTCAAAAATTGTCATTGATGGACAAATAAATGACATCGATCTGTCATCTCTGGTGAAGCATCAGTTGAAGAAGAATAAACAAGTTCAAATAATAAAGTCTCAGATCATAATGAGGGGTGATGTCACGATAATGGGAGATGCTGCAGTAAATAGACTGTTCCATGGGGTGGAACTTAAAAACTTGGATCGACTTACTTTGGATTTAGAATTAGTCAGTGCCAGAATGGTGGAACTTAGTTACGTCGCAAAACAAATTCATATATCATTGTCAC GACGAGCTTGGTATTGTGATAAATTAGAACTGATTAAAGTAAACTCTACGGCTTTGACCTCAGGCTCATCCATATTTCATGCGGTACTTTTTGAAGGTCTAGGAAActgtttattcaaaattggCGTACTAACATGTGATGGAGAAACAGTTCAACTTCTTACCTTCCCTCCGAACTCTAGCAGAGTATTATTCAGCCAAGTTTTTCAATTGGAGGGAATTCCACTAGTTGTTGTTGCAACCTCAGATCCTAATGGCGGTGTATGGATCTATACTTACGAGCATGTGGAGAAGAAATTTCGTCAAGTTGCCG GTTTCAACCTACCTGGGGCTACGCAAGCATCTGCTATTGTGTCATCTGGCTCACTCTGGCTCGCTGTGCAGTTGACTTGGGATACGATAATACTACGATATGATACGTGGGGTCAATTCGAAGAATATACCCTACCTGGTTCAGAGTTTCTTCTAATGGAAGTGGCTCCAACAggagagcccttaatattccAATCCGATGGTGTTTGGAAATTAGGAGGACTCTCAGGGCCACGTCAATTGATTGCCACTCAATTAAACGGAAAGATTGGTACGTATAGAGATGATAACGATTACTATGTGCAGGTGATTAGAAATAGCAATGCAAGGTTGCTGAAAACACGTTACGTTGGTAACTGA
- the APC10 gene encoding anaphase-promoting complex subunit 10, translated as MSNKTSGGGDLDPVQEELAGRVREVGNQAIWSLSSCKPGFGVDQLRDDITETYWQSDGQLPHLVNIQFRRKTTIRDICIYTDYKLDESYTPSRISVRAGTNFNDLQEVEVMDLNEPSGWVVIPIKDINDRPIRTFMIQIAVITNHQNGRDTHMRQIKVHSPAQDILGPPAPHIPGQFSTNEFQRYATIR; from the exons ATGAGCAACAAAACAAGCGGCGGAG GTGACTTGGATCCGGTCCAAGAAGAACTTGCTGGTCGGGTTCGTGAAGTCGGTAATCAGGCAATATGGAGTTTATCTTCTTGCAAACCAGGGTTTGGTGTGGATCAGCTACGAGACGATATAACAGAGACGTATTGGCAGTCAGATGGCCAATTACCTCATTTGGTCAATATTCAATTTAGGAGAAAAACAACCATCAGagatatatgcatatacacgGATTATAAACTCGATGAGAGCTACACACCGagcag AATAAGCGTGAGAGCAGGAACCAACTTCAACGATCTTCAAGAAGTAGAAGTAATGGACCTCAACGAGCCCAGTGGCTGGGTGGTCATTCCAATTAAAGATATTAATGACAGACCTATAAGAACGTTTATGATTCAAATCGCAGTGATAACGAATCATCAAAATGGTCGAGATACACATATGAGACAAATCAAGGTGCACAGTCCAGCACAAGATATACTTGGACCTCCAGCTCCTCATATACCGGGTCAGTTTTCTACAAATGAGTTTCAGCGATACGCAACGATCAGATGA